A genomic stretch from Colwellia sp. Arc7-635 includes:
- a CDS encoding ABC transporter ATP-binding protein — MKTPLVSLENVSKHYKNLQVLSAINLQLAQGEVLGLFGHNGAGKTTMMKLILGIISADAGNVSVMGVKPDDKSAWHMRAKMGYLPENVMFYEQLTGLEVITYFARLKGQSKAHAKALLEQVGIAHAMMRPVKTYSKGMRQRLGLAQAFIGEPKLLLLDEPTVGLDPSATADFYLSVDQLKTQGTSVILCSHVLPGVEQHIDRAMIISGGNTLALGTIAELREQANLPTKIKPQGVSTALADDTLLQPYLDALGNLQVPEQDKVKVLRHLLADENLHDISVESANLEQVYQHYLAKAEQMKVKSENNNKTSSKKVGV; from the coding sequence ATGAAAACACCTTTAGTTTCTCTTGAAAATGTCAGTAAGCATTATAAAAATTTACAGGTTTTATCCGCCATTAACTTGCAACTTGCACAAGGTGAAGTGCTTGGTCTATTTGGTCATAATGGCGCAGGTAAAACCACCATGATGAAGCTTATTTTGGGCATTATCTCTGCTGATGCCGGCAATGTTTCGGTTATGGGCGTGAAGCCTGACGATAAGTCAGCATGGCATATGCGGGCAAAAATGGGTTATTTACCTGAAAATGTTATGTTTTATGAGCAATTGACGGGTTTAGAAGTTATCACCTATTTCGCACGCTTAAAAGGTCAGTCAAAAGCACATGCTAAAGCGCTATTAGAACAAGTCGGTATTGCCCATGCGATGATGCGACCAGTAAAAACGTATTCTAAGGGTATGCGCCAACGCTTAGGTTTAGCACAAGCTTTTATTGGTGAGCCGAAGTTATTATTGCTTGATGAACCGACCGTAGGGCTTGATCCTAGCGCAACAGCAGACTTTTATCTCAGTGTTGATCAGCTAAAAACGCAAGGCACGAGTGTTATTTTATGCTCGCATGTACTACCCGGAGTTGAACAGCATATTGACCGCGCAATGATCATTTCAGGTGGTAACACACTCGCTCTTGGCACCATTGCCGAGCTTAGAGAACAAGCTAACTTACCCACTAAAATTAAACCACAAGGTGTAAGCACAGCGCTAGCCGACGATACTTTATTGCAACCCTATTTGGACGCATTAGGTAACTTACAAGTACCAGAGCAGGACAAAGTTAAGGTTTTACGCCACTTACTTGCTGATGAAAACTTACATGATATTAGCGTTGAATCAGCCAATTTAGAGCAGGTTTATCAACATTACTTAGCGAAAGCAGAACAGATGAAAGTTAAATCTGAAAATAATAATAAAACTTCAAGTAAAAAGGTAGGTGTGTAA
- a CDS encoding nitrous oxide reductase family maturation protein NosD, which translates to MPSFKKLLIAMLFLPFSFGVIASTIWVSPEDNLQQKLDASVDGDILQLTAGRYIGNFVINHQLTLIGTKDVIIDGNGQGNVLLLKNSNISVENLNIINWGHDLTEENAGIYSSTKAENIQIKNNKLTGDGFGIWLHKIKHAKVINNIVKGNLSIRSSDRGNGIQLSSIENAHIINNETSEVRDGIYVIASKNNIIEGNTMHDLRYGIHYMYSYDNVVTNNTAYRTRAGFALMSSRRLTITGNKTTDSEDYGFLLNFITESTFEDNYIKDVWTKPENKVLGRDGKGLFVYNSGYNTIKNNRIDTAEIGIHLTAGSENVKVYGNSFINNPVQVKYVSNKKQEWSFEGRGNYWSNYLGWDMNGDSIGDVIFEPNDGIDQLVWQYPEMKMIMDSPVVLILRWIQKEFPVLKPPGVKDSFPLMQSSSTAKMVGHIASSLKTSDEYSAVKVNKVEQAQ; encoded by the coding sequence TATTTGGGTTTCTCCCGAAGACAACCTACAGCAAAAATTAGACGCTAGTGTCGATGGCGATATCTTGCAATTAACTGCAGGGCGTTATATTGGTAATTTTGTTATTAACCATCAACTGACTTTGATAGGAACGAAAGACGTTATTATCGACGGTAATGGTCAAGGCAATGTTCTGCTGCTGAAAAATTCAAATATTAGTGTTGAAAACCTGAATATCATCAATTGGGGACATGACTTAACTGAAGAAAATGCAGGTATTTATTCGTCAACGAAAGCTGAAAATATTCAGATAAAAAATAATAAACTCACCGGTGATGGTTTCGGCATTTGGCTACATAAAATTAAGCACGCCAAAGTGATTAATAATATCGTCAAAGGTAATTTAAGTATTCGTTCTTCTGACCGCGGTAATGGTATTCAATTATCGAGTATCGAAAATGCGCATATTATCAATAATGAAACCAGCGAAGTGCGCGATGGCATTTATGTGATTGCCAGTAAAAATAATATTATCGAAGGTAATACCATGCACGACTTACGCTATGGTATTCATTATATGTATTCGTACGACAATGTTGTTACGAACAACACGGCTTATCGTACTCGCGCAGGTTTTGCGTTAATGAGTTCACGTCGATTAACCATTACTGGTAATAAAACAACCGATTCAGAAGATTATGGTTTTTTACTCAATTTTATTACCGAGTCTACTTTTGAAGATAACTACATTAAAGATGTTTGGACCAAGCCGGAAAATAAGGTGCTCGGTCGAGACGGTAAAGGTCTGTTCGTTTATAACTCTGGCTACAACACCATCAAAAACAATCGAATCGACACAGCAGAAATCGGTATTCATTTAACGGCAGGTTCTGAAAATGTCAAAGTGTATGGCAATAGCTTTATCAATAATCCGGTACAAGTGAAATATGTTTCCAATAAAAAACAAGAATGGAGCTTTGAAGGCAGAGGTAACTATTGGAGTAACTATTTAGGCTGGGATATGAACGGCGATAGTATTGGTGATGTTATTTTCGAACCTAACGACGGTATCGACCAACTGGTTTGGCAATACCCTGAAATGAAAATGATCATGGACAGTCCCGTAGTACTCATTTTGCGCTGGATACAAAAAGAATTTCCGGTGTTAAAGCCACCAGGCGTTAAAGATAGTTTTCCACTGATGCAATCATCATCAACAGCCAAAATGGTAGGTCATATTGCTTCATCGCTGAAAACAAGCGATGAATATTCCGCAGTTAAAGTGAATAAGGTCGAGCAAGCACAATGA